The Candidatus Dadabacteria bacterium genome contains the following window.
TGAGACTGGCTTTTTTACCGGGCTTTCTGTAGTCTTGACACTTTACGAACAACGCAACTGTATCTCTATTGTGATTGGTTCAAAATACTTTTAGAATCTCGTTTGTGAATCTAAGGTCTATGAAAAATACGGGTCAGCCATTTCTGTTTCTTTATGTCATCACAAGTCTCCTGATTATCACCTTTCTGGCTATATTCCTGGATAGTGACGCCGCGGAACGACTTTCTCGGGAAGGGAATTTGATAGAGAATCTCACCGTCATTTTGTACTTCAGCGGGATCGTATATCTTTTGTTCATTGCCTCAGGAGACTGGAAATTTCGTTGCCACTCGGCTTTTTTGATCTTGTTGTTCGTGCTTCGTGAGCTTGACATGCACAGTAGACTAACTTCCTTAAGAATCAACAATCTCAATTACTACATAGACCCGACTACATCTCTCGTAGAAAGAGTTGCAGTAGGTGTCGGGCTGTTGGCTTGCGTATATGCTTTGATCCGCTATGTGATGAACTATGGTAGGAATTTGGCATCTGGACTGCGCAGCCGATACGGGTACTCCTTAACAACTGCTACGGCTTTGCTCGTTATGTTGGTCGCTAAGTTGCTTGATTCAGCTCCGCGAATCTTGCACGAGAACTTCGCAATAATCCTATCGAGTGAAGTGAAGACACCAATGCGCGTTATAGAGGAAATACTAGAACTCGGTATCGCCCTCCTTATATTGTTGGCTTGTTTGCAGTACTGGACTTTTTCGCGCGGGCGATAAAACGGACAGTTTTCTTTACTCTGGACATGCCGTTTCGGTATCGTTTATGAAAAACTTTGTTATTCAATTCTCAAAAAAGGTTTGATCTACCTCGTTCAGACCACCTGCTTGTTTAGTTCCCCTATAGCAGTGACGAAGGTCTTTTGCAAACTCGGATTTCCGTGCTGTACATAATCGTGGTTTTTCTCTTCTTCGCCCTTGTGGGAATAGTTTTCCGAATATACCCTGCGAAAAAAGCTACTGCACTTAATCCAATAGGAGTCCCGAGATACGAATGAGAAAATTAAGCTCCGTCAAACTAATCTAGTTGCACTTCGGGCAATCGCAGTAAATCACCGAATTCTGCATCCCGACGCTCTGGAGAAAACCTTCCCCCTCCATTTTTCGGATAGAACGTTACTTCACCAAAAACTGCTTTTCCGTCAACTTCATACATGTCAACACGCGCAAATGTGAAATCACTTGAGAGTACGCGCGCGATTTTAACCATTTCCGTCAAGCAGTCAGGGCGTTTGTGTTCTTTTTCACAGCGACGGGCTTTCCTGCTCTTTGCAATAAAAAAATCGAGTTTTTGCCACTCGGGGTCGTAAAACGCTCTAGAGTGCCCGAAATATCTATCGAAATCCACCTGCATAAAGAGAGGATCCCCGTTGAAGCAGTAAAACTTATAGTCATTGAGCGATCCGTCTTTGTTCTCCATATATTTTTCGCAAACTATCCGTGGTGGAATATCCTT
Protein-coding sequences here:
- a CDS encoding ATP-grasp fold amidoligase family protein produces the protein MMTMEPLARSLLRLLPDEALVRLEFLYNFGKFLNLKNPKTFNEKIQWIKLYEKNPLMTLYADKYEVRKIVEKRIGSHILNELYGVFESPDEIDFDSLPESFVLKATHGSGWNIIVRDRSVLEIEKAKKKMKNWLGMNFYVKKREWAYKDIPPRIVCEKYMENKDGSLNDYKFYCFNGDPLFMQVDFDRYFGHSRAFYDPEWQKLDFFIAKSRKARRCEKEHKRPDCLTEMVKIARVLSSDFTFARVDMYEVDGKAVFGEVTFYPKNGGGRFSPERRDAEFGDLLRLPEVQLD